A portion of the Streptomyces sp. NBC_00376 genome contains these proteins:
- a CDS encoding aldose epimerase family protein: protein MSSSEKDVRLSVGDTELTVNPANGCRIDSLRIGGTELLRQGERYGCFPMVPWCGRTGNGLFHNGDVPHRLPLNAPPHAIHGTGRDTAWHTARLAEREASFYYDLADPWPYPGRVTQTFELAEDSLTLAFGIETYGDSFPAQAGWHPWFLRNLGGGGKDVEVAFDAAWQEERGEDHLPTGRRIPPLEGPWDDCFGMPDGVEVTLTWPEQLELTVKSRTEWVVIYDEQDEAVCVEPQSGPPNGLNTAPRYVTPIDPLEIATTWSWRRL, encoded by the coding sequence GTGAGTAGCAGCGAGAAGGACGTCCGGCTGTCCGTCGGCGACACAGAGTTGACCGTGAATCCCGCCAACGGCTGTCGCATCGACAGCCTGCGGATCGGTGGCACCGAACTGTTGCGGCAGGGGGAGCGGTACGGCTGCTTCCCGATGGTGCCGTGGTGCGGGCGTACCGGGAACGGGCTGTTCCACAACGGCGACGTCCCGCACCGGTTGCCCCTGAACGCCCCGCCGCATGCCATCCACGGCACCGGCCGGGACACCGCCTGGCACACCGCCCGGCTGGCCGAACGGGAGGCGTCGTTCTACTACGACCTCGCCGACCCCTGGCCGTACCCGGGCCGGGTGACCCAGACCTTCGAACTGGCCGAGGACTCGCTCACCCTCGCCTTCGGCATCGAGACGTACGGGGACTCGTTCCCGGCGCAGGCCGGCTGGCACCCCTGGTTCCTGCGCAACCTCGGCGGCGGTGGCAAGGACGTGGAGGTGGCATTCGACGCGGCCTGGCAGGAGGAGCGGGGCGAGGACCATCTGCCGACCGGCCGCCGCATCCCGCCCCTGGAGGGGCCCTGGGACGACTGCTTCGGGATGCCGGACGGTGTCGAGGTGACGCTCACCTGGCCGGAGCAGCTGGAGCTGACCGTGAAGAGCCGGACCGAGTGGGTCGTGATCTACGACGAGCAGGACGAGGCGGTCTGCGTGGAGCCGCAGTCCGGCCCGCCGAACGGGCTGAACACCGCGCCCCGCTACGTCACCCCGAT
- a CDS encoding DUF2617 family protein, which yields MLTTLQTAYSDTRAADLAWTLGREPLPALAVLDLDLAGAGIQMRLLGASHQVLLEEDRGTCSETVACIPGSSTPLPLGVSKRLGEWEYEFAARVETLSEGSFAGRAQELLALVADHPQGLAGTFPGSPHAFTAMLAQRAEGQVWWRTWHAYPQEGQLVVTRTRVGVRKPAAVL from the coding sequence ATGCTCACGACCCTCCAGACGGCTTATTCCGATACCCGCGCCGCCGACCTGGCCTGGACGCTGGGGCGCGAACCGCTCCCCGCCCTGGCCGTGCTCGACCTCGATCTCGCGGGTGCCGGCATTCAGATGCGCCTGCTCGGCGCCTCCCACCAGGTGCTCCTCGAAGAGGACCGCGGCACCTGTTCCGAAACCGTGGCCTGTATTCCCGGGAGCAGCACCCCGCTCCCGCTCGGGGTCTCCAAGCGGCTCGGGGAATGGGAGTACGAATTCGCGGCGCGCGTCGAGACGCTCTCGGAGGGCTCGTTCGCGGGCCGCGCGCAGGAACTCCTCGCGCTGGTCGCCGACCATCCGCAGGGTCTCGCCGGTACGTTCCCCGGCAGCCCGCACGCCTTCACCGCCATGCTCGCCCAGCGGGCCGAGGGCCAGGTGTGGTGGCGCACCTGGCACGCGTACCCGCAGGAGGGGCAGTTGGTGGTGACGCGCACCCGAGTGGGAGTGCGGAAGCCGGCGGCAGTGCTCTGA
- a CDS encoding polyamine aminopropyltransferase, which yields MIDQQVSLRGGAAFLPVGPRAGRYLVLAAVFVCAACGLVYELELVALASYLIGDSVTQASVVLSVMVFAMGVGSLLAKRLRSRAAVGFGLIEAALALVGGSSALVLYASFAWIGESRYALVGFSLTIGILIGAEIPLLMTLIQRVDRQDAGGAVADLFAADYVGALVGGLAFPFLLLPMLGQLTGALFTGAVNAAAGGALVLWVFRQDLTPRSRWLLIVFNVAVIALLAVATALVDDFERAARRAVYGDAVRVAVQTEVQEVVLTGSGRDSLDLYLDGRLRVSARDEYRYHEALVHPAMNGPHAHVLILGGGDGLAAREVLRYPDVRDVTVVELDRDVTRLARTDPALSELNGHAFRDPRLTAVTADAFNWMRAAYGSYDVVISDLPDPGISASTKLYSAEFYGLVAQALAPGGRVVVHGGQPASRPRTFWTVEASMRAAGLGTRPYRISGPAVDSAAGPDRATHREQRAHGWGFVLAGAGRGPELGLARKAPALRSMTEPGLVDTGRRTESARLPGLPPSTLVHPRYWEDR from the coding sequence ATGATCGATCAGCAGGTGTCGCTGCGAGGGGGCGCGGCGTTTCTTCCCGTAGGGCCGAGGGCCGGCCGGTATCTCGTACTGGCCGCGGTCTTCGTCTGTGCCGCCTGCGGACTGGTGTACGAGCTCGAACTGGTGGCGCTCGCCTCCTACTTGATCGGTGATTCGGTCACCCAGGCATCGGTCGTGCTCTCCGTGATGGTCTTCGCGATGGGCGTCGGCTCGCTTCTCGCGAAACGTTTACGCAGCCGTGCCGCAGTGGGTTTCGGGCTGATCGAGGCGGCGCTCGCGCTCGTCGGCGGCTCCTCGGCGCTGGTGCTGTACGCGTCGTTCGCCTGGATCGGGGAGTCGCGCTACGCCCTGGTCGGGTTCTCGCTCACGATCGGGATCCTGATCGGTGCGGAGATCCCGCTGCTGATGACCTTGATCCAGCGCGTCGACCGGCAGGACGCGGGCGGCGCCGTCGCGGATCTCTTCGCCGCCGACTACGTGGGCGCGCTGGTCGGCGGGCTCGCGTTCCCGTTCCTGCTGCTGCCGATGCTCGGGCAGCTCACCGGGGCGCTGTTCACCGGCGCGGTCAACGCGGCGGCGGGCGGGGCGCTGGTGCTGTGGGTGTTCCGGCAGGACCTCACCCCGCGCTCCCGCTGGCTGCTGATCGTGTTCAACGTGGCGGTGATCGCCCTGCTGGCCGTCGCCACCGCGCTGGTCGACGACTTCGAGCGGGCGGCGCGGCGTGCGGTGTACGGGGACGCGGTGCGGGTCGCGGTGCAGACCGAGGTCCAGGAGGTGGTGCTGACGGGGTCGGGCCGCGACTCCCTGGATCTGTATCTGGACGGCCGGCTGCGGGTCAGCGCGCGCGACGAGTACCGCTACCACGAGGCGCTGGTGCACCCGGCGATGAACGGGCCGCACGCCCACGTGCTCATCCTGGGCGGTGGCGACGGCCTCGCCGCCCGGGAGGTGCTGCGCTACCCGGACGTACGTGACGTCACGGTGGTCGAGCTCGACCGGGACGTCACCCGGTTGGCCCGTACCGACCCGGCGCTCTCGGAGCTGAACGGCCACGCGTTCCGCGACCCCCGGCTCACCGCCGTCACCGCCGACGCCTTCAACTGGATGCGGGCGGCGTACGGCAGCTATGACGTGGTGATCTCCGATCTGCCCGATCCCGGGATCTCCGCCAGCACGAAGCTCTACTCGGCGGAGTTCTACGGCCTGGTCGCCCAGGCGCTCGCGCCCGGCGGCCGGGTGGTGGTGCACGGGGGCCAGCCGGCGTCCCGGCCGCGTACGTTCTGGACGGTCGAGGCGTCGATGAGGGCGGCGGGCCTGGGGACCCGCCCGTACCGGATCAGCGGCCCGGCCGTCGACTCCGCGGCCGGACCCGACCGGGCCACGCACCGGGAGCAGCGCGCGCACGGCTGGGGTTTCGTCCTCGCCGGTGCGGGGCGCGGACCGGAGCTCGGCCTCGCCCGGAAGGCCCCGGCGCTGCGGTCGATGACGGAGCCCGGACTGGTCGACACGGGGCGGCGGACGGAGAGCGCCCGGCTGCCGGGGCTGCCGCCGTCGACACTGGTGCACCCGCGGTACTGGGAGGACCGGTGA
- a CDS encoding pyridoxal phosphate-dependent aminotransferase, whose amino-acid sequence MTQGRPLLNRRLDGFGTTIFAEMSALAVRTGSINLGQGFPDTDGPEQIREAAVRALRDGHGNQYPPGPGIPELRTAIADHQQRRYGISYDPDTEVLVTAGATEAIAAAMLALLEPGDEVIAFEPFYDSYAACIAMAGGVRVPLTLRAPGFRPDLDALRDAITPRTRLLLLNSPHNPTGMVLTREELTAIARLAVEHDLLVVTDEVYEHLVFEGEHVPPASLPGMRDRTVSISSAGKTFSYTGWKVGWVTASAPLTAAVRTAKQYLTYVSAGPFQYAIAEALRLPDSYFDDFRAGLRRRRDLLGDGLRAAGFEVYRPQGTYFITTDIAPFGEKDAYAFCRALPERCGVVAVPNSVFYDDPDAGRGQVRFTFCKQDEVLHDAVGRLRRLAP is encoded by the coding sequence ATGACACAGGGACGACCGCTGCTCAACCGCCGCCTCGACGGGTTCGGCACGACGATCTTCGCGGAGATGTCGGCGCTCGCCGTACGGACCGGCTCCATCAACCTCGGCCAGGGCTTCCCCGACACCGACGGCCCCGAGCAGATCCGCGAGGCCGCGGTCCGGGCGCTGCGCGACGGGCACGGCAACCAGTACCCGCCGGGCCCCGGCATCCCCGAACTGCGCACCGCGATCGCCGACCACCAGCAGCGGCGCTACGGCATCTCCTACGACCCCGACACCGAGGTCCTGGTCACCGCCGGAGCCACCGAGGCCATCGCCGCAGCCATGCTCGCGCTGCTGGAACCCGGCGACGAGGTCATCGCGTTCGAGCCCTTCTACGACTCGTACGCCGCCTGCATCGCCATGGCGGGCGGCGTCCGCGTACCGCTGACCCTGCGCGCCCCGGGCTTCCGCCCCGACCTCGACGCCCTCCGGGACGCGATCACGCCCCGCACCCGGCTGCTGCTGCTGAACAGCCCGCACAACCCGACGGGCATGGTCCTCACCCGCGAGGAACTGACCGCGATCGCCCGACTGGCGGTGGAGCACGACCTTCTCGTGGTCACCGACGAGGTCTACGAGCACCTGGTCTTCGAGGGCGAACACGTCCCGCCGGCCTCGCTGCCCGGCATGCGCGACCGCACGGTCTCGATCTCGTCCGCCGGCAAGACCTTCTCGTACACCGGCTGGAAGGTCGGCTGGGTCACCGCGAGCGCCCCTCTGACCGCAGCCGTCCGGACGGCCAAGCAGTACCTGACCTATGTCAGCGCGGGCCCGTTCCAGTACGCGATCGCCGAGGCGCTGCGCCTGCCGGACTCCTACTTCGACGACTTCCGCGCCGGCCTCCGCCGCAGGCGCGACCTGCTCGGCGACGGACTGCGCGCGGCCGGGTTCGAGGTCTACCGGCCCCAGGGCACGTACTTCATCACCACCGACATCGCCCCGTTCGGCGAGAAGGACGCCTACGCCTTCTGCCGCGCCCTCCCCGAACGCTGCGGCGTCGTCGCCGTCCCCAACTCCGTCTTCTACGACGACCCGGACGCCGGCCGCGGCCAGGTCCGCTTCACCTTCTGCAAGCAGGACGAGGTCCTGCACGACGCGGTCGGCCGGCTGCGGCGGCTGGCGCCCTGA
- a CDS encoding YbjN domain-containing protein: MSIDPSSIPNFGGQPEPQAAGPEGPVVPDQDLVKQLLEQMELKFVVDDEGDLAAPWEDFRTYFMFRGEDEQQVFSVRTFYDRPHAADQRPVLLDAIDDWNRRTLWPKVYTHTHEPEEGSEDTEVSVRLIGEAQMLIGTGVSLEHFVSSTVSWVRASIEFDKWLQERLGLTPAEEKADGGDPVPPSA; the protein is encoded by the coding sequence ATGTCTATCGATCCGTCCTCGATTCCGAACTTCGGGGGCCAGCCCGAACCGCAGGCGGCAGGACCCGAGGGCCCCGTTGTCCCTGACCAGGACCTCGTCAAGCAGCTCCTCGAACAGATGGAGCTGAAGTTCGTCGTCGACGACGAGGGCGACCTCGCGGCGCCGTGGGAGGACTTCCGGACGTACTTCATGTTCCGGGGCGAGGACGAGCAGCAGGTCTTCTCCGTCCGTACGTTCTACGACCGCCCGCACGCCGCGGACCAGCGCCCGGTCCTGCTCGACGCGATCGACGACTGGAACCGCCGCACGCTGTGGCCCAAGGTCTACACGCACACCCACGAGCCCGAGGAGGGCTCCGAGGACACCGAGGTCTCGGTCCGTCTGATCGGTGAGGCGCAGATGCTCATCGGTACGGGCGTCAGCCTGGAGCACTTCGTCTCGTCGACGGTCAGCTGGGTGCGCGCCTCGATCGAGTTCGACAAGTGGCTGCAGGAGCGCCTGGGCCTGACCCCGGCCGAGGAGAAGGCGGACGGCGGGGACCCGGTCCCCCCGAGCGCCTGA
- a CDS encoding MFS transporter yields the protein MNERIGDEINSGPKKPRSDNLFHLGEFRTLWAAYAQSILGDQLARVALSLLVFERTDSPGWTAATYALTTLPALLSGVLLSGLADRFPRRTVMISCDLVRMVLVGLMALPGMPLPLLAGLLVLAQLAEAPFGAAQGALLPTVLGAERYERGQRVMQITHQTGQLVGFAGGGLLAAWLGSNLSLGVNALTFLLSAMLVRFGVKARPAASADARKKRLGAQVGGAAGLIWSDRRLRSLLALGWLAGFVVLPEGLAAPFADEAGGGAYSVGLLLASHPAGMVLGAALLGRAGVGDESRRRLLGPLAIGANLPLVAYWLDPGVGAAMFLLMVAGVCSAYQITAGATFVLLTPVDQRGQALGLARSGVTAMQGIGVALGGVATELTGSSANTIGASGLLGVLCAILAAAAWSRARATDAQMIPRKA from the coding sequence ATGAACGAGCGGATAGGCGATGAGATAAATTCGGGGCCCAAAAAGCCCAGATCTGACAATCTCTTTCACCTTGGCGAATTCCGTACCCTTTGGGCCGCTTATGCGCAGTCGATCCTGGGTGATCAGCTGGCACGCGTGGCCCTGTCGTTGCTCGTGTTCGAACGCACCGACTCGCCAGGGTGGACCGCGGCGACGTATGCGCTGACCACCTTGCCCGCGCTGCTGTCCGGGGTGCTCCTGTCCGGCCTGGCGGACCGGTTCCCCCGGCGTACCGTCATGATCAGCTGCGACCTCGTGCGGATGGTGCTGGTCGGGCTGATGGCCCTGCCCGGGATGCCCTTGCCGCTGCTCGCGGGGCTGCTGGTGCTGGCGCAGCTGGCCGAGGCACCCTTCGGCGCCGCCCAGGGCGCGCTGCTGCCCACCGTGCTCGGTGCCGAGCGGTACGAACGCGGCCAGCGGGTCATGCAGATCACCCACCAGACCGGACAGCTGGTCGGCTTCGCCGGCGGAGGTCTGCTGGCCGCGTGGCTGGGCAGCAACCTCTCGCTGGGCGTGAACGCGTTGACCTTCCTCCTCTCGGCGATGCTGGTCAGGTTCGGCGTGAAGGCCCGTCCCGCGGCGAGTGCCGACGCCCGCAAGAAGCGGCTCGGCGCACAGGTCGGGGGCGCGGCCGGGCTGATCTGGTCGGACCGCAGACTCCGGTCGCTGCTCGCGCTGGGGTGGCTCGCGGGGTTCGTCGTCCTGCCGGAAGGGCTGGCCGCCCCGTTCGCGGACGAGGCCGGCGGTGGCGCGTACTCGGTGGGACTCCTGCTGGCCTCGCATCCGGCGGGAATGGTGCTGGGGGCGGCCCTGCTGGGGCGGGCCGGGGTCGGCGACGAGTCGCGGCGCCGTCTGCTCGGGCCGCTGGCGATCGGTGCGAATCTGCCGCTGGTCGCCTACTGGCTCGATCCCGGTGTCGGCGCGGCCATGTTCCTGCTGATGGTGGCCGGGGTGTGCTCCGCCTACCAGATCACCGCCGGGGCCACCTTCGTACTCCTGACACCGGTCGACCAGCGCGGCCAGGCGCTGGGGCTGGCCAGGTCGGGGGTGACCGCCATGCAGGGGATCGGCGTCGCCCTCGGGGGTGTCGCGACGGAGCTGACCGGCTCGTCGGCGAACACCATCGGCGCGTCCGGACTCCTCGGGGTGCTGTGCGCGATCCTTGCCGCCGCCGCCTGGTCACGGGCGCGGGCAACGGATGCGCAGATGATTCCGCGGAAGGCATAG
- a CDS encoding carbon monoxide dehydrogenase has protein sequence MEHEVFVPVPVPSLRRTLGDPARVARCVPGLQQDADSSAGPLSGRLRIRVDGHTITYRGALRLTDAPQDGPQGSPGAGAGAGVGILVTGEGAEARGSGSVKLSLTIGLTERDGGTAIGFTGTASGDGRLLELDAAAVLAAARRLLDRFAQQLVTETLAATGEPDGPLGEAVEQAIEEAAEEADATGAATARDITPEAVGPDDTDDVPPTHEAAADEAPSAGQPGEPGTPGNPPGTGSGSGSVFDAPVPPPSLDPVSETEFTAPGNPPAEAAHARRTMIGRSAEEVDHAPPRGRYAPVPSPDSTTAGATLRWVAPAAALALASAVVVTRALRRRR, from the coding sequence ATGGAGCATGAGGTGTTCGTTCCGGTTCCGGTCCCGTCCCTGAGGCGGACGCTGGGTGACCCTGCCCGCGTCGCGCGATGCGTGCCGGGCCTGCAGCAGGACGCCGACTCGTCCGCGGGCCCGCTCTCCGGCCGGCTCAGGATCCGGGTCGACGGCCACACGATCACTTACCGCGGCGCGCTGCGGCTCACCGATGCGCCGCAGGACGGCCCGCAGGGCTCGCCCGGGGCCGGGGCCGGGGCCGGTGTCGGGATCCTGGTGACCGGCGAGGGCGCCGAGGCCCGGGGCAGCGGCTCGGTGAAGCTGAGCCTGACGATCGGGCTGACCGAGCGCGACGGCGGTACGGCGATCGGGTTCACGGGTACCGCGAGCGGTGACGGCCGGCTCCTGGAACTGGACGCGGCGGCGGTGCTCGCGGCGGCCCGCCGGCTGCTGGACCGCTTCGCCCAGCAGCTGGTGACGGAGACGCTGGCGGCCACCGGTGAGCCCGACGGGCCGCTCGGCGAAGCCGTGGAGCAGGCCATCGAGGAGGCGGCCGAGGAGGCCGACGCGACGGGTGCGGCCACCGCCCGCGACATCACCCCGGAAGCCGTCGGCCCCGACGACACCGATGACGTACCGCCCACCCATGAAGCCGCGGCGGACGAGGCGCCCTCAGCAGGGCAGCCGGGGGAGCCGGGGACTCCAGGGAACCCGCCGGGCACCGGCTCCGGCTCCGGCTCCGTCTTCGACGCGCCCGTGCCCCCGCCGTCGCTCGACCCGGTTTCCGAGACGGAGTTCACCGCCCCGGGGAACCCCCCGGCGGAGGCCGCGCACGCCAGGCGGACCATGATCGGCCGCAGCGCCGAGGAGGTCGACCACGCGCCGCCGCGCGGCCGGTACGCCCCCGTCCCGTCACCCGATTCGACCACCGCGGGCGCCACGCTCCGCTGGGTCGCCCCGGCCGCCGCGCTGGCTCTGGCGTCCGCCGTGGTGGTGACCAGGGCGTTGAGGCGGCGGCGGTAG